The Parashewanella spongiae genome has a window encoding:
- a CDS encoding HalD/BesD family halogenase: MNKNAEVYINVNKKELRDFSHHFSRYGVVKVTELISESLCSLVLNEAKELLSNFAERRDLHLATTDFSPRSMSVVTSENIANHGDRIPFLYFNDALRPMLEDIAGETLCHCPKKDEEFLISRHEKAGDTHGWHWGDFRYALIWVLQAPAIEVGGLLQCVPHTSWNKQKPRIFNYLCENPINTYYFGSGDVYFLKADSTLHRTIPLQQDMTRIMLNMTWASNADLTKDIEGDDRWWDDESVNAAIQK; encoded by the coding sequence ATGAATAAAAATGCTGAAGTTTACATAAATGTAAATAAGAAAGAACTGCGCGATTTTTCTCATCATTTTAGTCGTTATGGCGTTGTTAAAGTTACGGAATTAATTTCTGAGTCATTGTGTAGTCTAGTTCTCAATGAAGCCAAAGAGTTATTGAGTAATTTTGCTGAACGACGGGATTTACACTTGGCAACAACCGATTTTAGTCCACGTTCAATGTCTGTAGTCACCAGTGAAAACATTGCTAATCATGGCGATCGTATTCCCTTTCTGTATTTCAATGATGCGCTTCGACCTATGCTTGAGGATATCGCGGGAGAAACCTTGTGTCATTGTCCGAAAAAAGATGAAGAGTTTTTGATTTCTCGGCATGAAAAGGCTGGTGACACCCATGGTTGGCATTGGGGCGATTTTCGGTATGCACTTATTTGGGTGTTACAAGCACCGGCAATTGAAGTTGGAGGGTTGTTGCAGTGTGTGCCGCACACGAGCTGGAATAAGCAAAAGCCACGAATTTTTAACTACCTCTGTGAGAACCCTATTAATACCTATTATTTTGGCTCAGGAGATGTGTACTTTCTGAAAGCAGATAGTACCTTACACCGCACCATTCCATTACAACAGGATATGACCCGCATAATGCTTAATATGACATGGGCGAGTAATGCTGACTTAACAAAAGACATAGAAGGTGATGATCGTTGGTGGGACGACGAAAGTGTCAATGCGGCAATTCAAAAATAA
- a CDS encoding iron-containing redox enzyme family protein: MNDILKKFDKAGIGIRQRKEIALSTKSYLDNILAQIAKNRAVEHPFLNHYRTHMLTKSQERRLYCECFYFFRYLPFYIAGMANNTTDERILREISFNVTDEVGRDPTHSTLYRQFMEDIDISYENIENYKPLDVTLRLNQGIRKLYTDSPIICSLGALYADETMSTIMVGKLNDGLINQGYDESVRHFWQLHINLEVGHSNSIFNAVAPYVDSDEYKYRQEFELGVYEFLQLVEDFWDGVGELIAKT, encoded by the coding sequence ATGAATGATATATTAAAAAAATTTGACAAAGCTGGAATAGGAATTCGACAACGTAAAGAGATTGCACTGAGTACCAAAAGTTATTTGGATAATATTCTTGCCCAAATAGCCAAAAACAGAGCAGTTGAACATCCTTTTCTTAACCATTACCGCACCCATATGCTGACAAAATCGCAAGAGAGGAGACTGTATTGTGAATGCTTTTATTTCTTCCGTTATTTACCTTTCTATATTGCGGGCATGGCAAACAACACTACCGATGAGCGAATATTACGAGAGATTTCATTTAACGTTACAGACGAAGTGGGTCGTGATCCAACTCACTCCACACTGTATAGACAATTTATGGAAGACATTGATATTAGTTATGAAAACATTGAAAACTATAAGCCCCTAGATGTCACGCTCAGACTTAATCAAGGTATTCGTAAACTCTACACGGACTCACCGATTATTTGCAGTTTAGGGGCACTCTATGCTGACGAAACCATGTCAACTATAATGGTCGGCAAGCTCAATGACGGTTTAATTAATCAGGGTTATGATGAATCGGTTCGGCATTTTTGGCAGTTGCATATTAATCTTGAAGTAGGTCATAGCAATAGCATATTCAATGCCGTTGCACCATATGTTGATTCGGATGAATACAAGTATCGACAAGAGTTTGAATTAGGTGTGTATGAATTTCTTCAACTAGTTGAAGATTTTTGGGATGGAGTGGGAGAGTTAATTGCTAAGACCTAA